One region of bacterium genomic DNA includes:
- a CDS encoding thioredoxin family protein, whose translation MKIEILGTGCPKCKALQANVEKAVKELKIEAEIIKVTRLNDIMNYGVMLTPALVINGKVKNVGKALTVEDIKKLIT comes from the coding sequence ATGAAAATAGAAATTTTGGGAACAGGGTGCCCGAAGTGTAAAGCACTTCAAGCAAACGTAGAAAAAGCTGTAAAGGAACTTAAAATAGAAGCTGAAATAATAAAGGTAACCAGACTAAATGATATTATGAATTATGGTGTGATGCTCACTCCAGCCCTTGTTATTAATGGAAAGGTTAAAAATGTAGGAAAGGCGCTCACAGTGGAGGATATAAAAAAACTGATTACCTGA
- a CDS encoding M48 family metalloprotease: protein MSKDIFNKIRLEKEQEVSEFLESAWNASLINRIFNSQDQNKDDFLYLTSYFKGYYLPLSTTVGSEIFSLFYGLAKKIGFSDKEVKCFIVSHPDLNAFSLYSNDASIPHIIALNSKLFDVFNQNELAFVIAHELAHLFYKHSYIDSTYGFLYPQEGEKRCPLLLFNSYLFWQKLAEISADRLALFLIGDLETSIRAIVKLSSGLADKHLKLNISSIIDFAVENFKDMNANQMEYFANKMNTEHPANPMRIVALNRFYNSGVMKRILEGGKNEERDCLLDGLDEELTEKLERYPANEEESTLLFFVIAAGIMIMNACEGFSENGFYYLSNFASNYYLFSMDLIQNMMEDKNLQETMEENAKIIREKYPELKYHVVAILVELMLSDKRITDEGEKMLTDIALEHLQFDPRVLNDILVEKLKFFFRPFEE from the coding sequence ATGTCAAAGGATATTTTCAATAAAATTCGACTTGAAAAAGAACAAGAAGTAAGTGAATTTTTAGAATCAGCGTGGAATGCTTCTCTTATCAATAGAATTTTTAATAGCCAAGATCAAAATAAGGATGATTTTTTGTATTTGACGTCTTATTTTAAAGGATATTATCTTCCTCTTAGTACAACAGTTGGTTCTGAGATATTTTCGTTATTTTATGGTTTAGCAAAAAAGATTGGGTTTAGCGATAAAGAAGTAAAATGTTTTATTGTTAGCCATCCTGATTTAAACGCATTCTCATTATATTCGAACGATGCATCTATCCCGCATATTATTGCTTTAAATAGTAAATTGTTTGATGTGTTTAATCAAAATGAATTGGCTTTTGTGATAGCTCATGAATTGGCACACCTTTTTTATAAACATTCTTATATTGATTCTACCTATGGGTTTTTATATCCACAGGAAGGAGAGAAACGATGTCCTTTACTACTGTTTAATAGTTATTTATTTTGGCAGAAGCTTGCGGAAATATCGGCTGATAGGCTGGCTTTATTTCTAATCGGAGACCTTGAAACATCTATAAGAGCAATTGTAAAACTATCCTCGGGGTTAGCAGATAAACATCTAAAATTGAATATATCAAGTATTATTGACTTTGCAGTAGAAAATTTTAAAGATATGAATGCAAATCAAATGGAATATTTTGCAAATAAGATGAATACGGAACATCCTGCAAACCCTATGAGAATTGTGGCATTGAATAGGTTTTATAACTCTGGTGTAATGAAAAGAATATTAGAAGGAGGCAAAAATGAAGAAAGAGATTGCTTGCTTGATGGTTTAGATGAAGAGCTAACTGAGAAACTTGAAAGGTATCCTGCAAATGAAGAAGAAAGTACCCTGCTTTTTTTTGTCATTGCTGCAGGCATAATGATAATGAATGCTTGTGAAGGGTTTAGTGAGAACGGGTTTTATTATTTAAGTAATTTTGCATCTAACTACTATCTTTTTTCGATGGACTTAATACAAAATATGATGGAAGATAAAAACCTTCAAGAAACAATGGAAGAAAACGCAAAGATAATTAGAGAGAAATATCCCGAATTAAAATATCACGTAGTTGCAATTCTTGTTGAATTGATGCTAAGTGATAAAAGAATAACAGATGAAGGTGAAAAAATGTTAACTGATATAGCTTTGGAACATTTACAATTTGATCCTCGGGTTTTAAATGACATTCTTGTAGAAAAGTTAAAGTTTTTTTTCAGACCGTTTGAGGAATAG
- a CDS encoding lecithin retinol acyltransferase family protein — MRKEECIPGSIIKRKIYGVVWHMGIYVGDGKVIHYHNPKDDKLDQSSTKIRKENLTKFANGQAVFIHAEPRNAKHSKEIVNKAETFYKNPKDYNGKYNFVFNNCEDFTSTCFGNHSAPMKQTTKAAVVLVAIGTSLIVKKLLDTDKKV, encoded by the coding sequence ATGAGAAAAGAAGAATGTATTCCGGGAAGCATAATTAAAAGAAAAATTTATGGTGTCGTCTGGCATATGGGTATTTACGTTGGAGACGGTAAAGTTATCCATTACCATAACCCTAAAGACGATAAATTAGATCAGAGCAGTACCAAAATAAGAAAAGAAAACTTAACAAAATTTGCTAATGGACAGGCAGTTTTCATTCATGCTGAACCCAGAAACGCTAAACATAGTAAAGAGATAGTCAATAAAGCTGAAACATTTTACAAAAATCCGAAGGATTACAACGGTAAATATAACTTTGTTTTTAACAACTGCGAGGATTTTACCTCTACTTGCTTTGGTAACCACTCAGCCCCTATGAAACAGACCACAAAAGCTGCTGTTGTTTTGGTAGCGATAGGCACAAGTTTAATAGTGAAAAAACTCTTAGATACTGACAAAAAAGTGTAA